In bacterium, the genomic stretch GCCCGTCGCCGCGCCTGATGGTGATTCCCGACATGGACAACCAGGATCGTTACAAGACCCAGCAGGCGTCGCCGTTCTTCGCCGACGGCCGTGTCATGCGCGCGCCCCCGGCGGGCACGGTGGCCCGGGGCGAGATCTTGGACGAGCCGGCATACGCCCTGGGGCACGTGGATTCGGTGTGGGTGGAGAGCTTCCCGCGGCCGCTGGACGCCGCGGCGCTGGCCCGCGGCCGCGAGCGGTACGGCATCCACTGCGCGCCCTGCCACGGCCTGGCCGGCGCCGGCGACGGCATGATCGCCCGGCGCGCCGACTTCCTCAGGGAAGGTACCTGGACGCCGACCACCGACCTGCGCACCGACTCCGTGCGCGAGCGTCCGCTGGGGCGCATCTACGACACGATCGCCAACGGCATCCGCAAGATGCCCGCCTACGGCCCGCAGATACCGATGGCCGACCGCTGGGCCATCGCGGGCTACGTGCGCGCCCTGCAGATCGCCGCCGGCGGACGGGAGGAGCGATAGCCTTGGCTCACATGAAACGAGACGTTTCCATGCTCGACAGGGAGCGGCTGACGCTGGGCGGCGCCGGCCGGCTGCTGCTGGTCGCCGGGCTGGTCGTGGGCGTCGGGGGGTTGGCGATCAGCTACGTCCTCGGTCGCGGCGCCGACGACGGCATGCATCACTTCATGTACGCCTACCTGCTGAACTTCATGTTCCTGCTGTCGCTGTCGCTGGGCGCGCTGTGGTTCGTGCCCCTGCAGCACCTGACCCGCTCGAGCTGGAGCACCGTCATCCGCCGCCTGGCCGAGATCGTCTCGGGCACGATCCCGGTGCTGGGCCTGCTGGCCGTTCCCATCCTGCTGAACCTGGACGTGATATATCCCTGGGCCGACCCCGCGCACGCCGCCGGCGATCCGCTCATGGCCCACAAGCTGGGATTTTTGAGCGTGAAGTGGTTCACCTTCCGCGTGGTCCTCTACTTCGTGATCTGGACGGTTCTGGCGTACGTGTTCCGCCGCTGGTCGGCGAAGCAGGACCAGAGCGGGGACCTGTCCTACACCTTCCGCAGCGAGAGGCTGGGCGGACCGGCCCTGCTCGTCTACGGCTTGACCCAGACCCTGGCCGCCTTCGACCTGATGATGAGCCTGGACGCGCACTGGTTCAGCACCATGTTCGGCGTCTACTGGTTCGCGGGCATCGTGGCCGCCTTCTTCGCGTTGATGACCCTGCTGACCTGGGGTCTGCAGCGCTCCGGCCGCCTGTCGCGGATCGTGACCGTCGAGCATTACAACGACTACGGCCGCGCCATGTTCGCCTTCGTCTTCTTCTGGGCGTACATCGCCTTCAGCCAGTACATGCTGATCTGGTACGCGAATATCCCGGAGGAGACGGGATGGTTCCTGCGCCGCCAGGAGAACGGCTGGTCTGCCGTGGGCTACCTGCTGATCTTCGGGCACTGGCTGGTGCCCTTCGCGGGGTTGATGTCGCGCTTCACCAAGCGTCGCGTCGCGCTGATGGTCTTCTGGGCGGTGTGGATCCTGGTCATGCACTGGGTGGACCTGTTCTGGCTGATCATGCCCGAGCTCAGCCCTGGTGGCGTGCCTCTGCAATTGATGGATGTGACCCTGCTGGCGGGGCTGGGCGGCCTCTACGTCGCGGCCCTGGCCCTGCTCGCCGGCGACCGGTCGCTGATCGCGCGGCGCGATCCTCGCCTGCAGGAATCGCTGAATTTCGAGAACTACTAGCGTTGAGGAGTCCGTATGCATGGCGAGAGGACGGGACCGGATAGGCACCAGGTGATCGTCACGGGACTCTGCGGGGTCCTGGGCGCGGTCCTGCTGGTCATCCTCCTGCAGATCGTCCACTACGGGATGAGCGGGCGGGAGCGCGCGCGCAAGGTGCTGGCCGTGCCTCACGTCGAGTACGCCGCCCTGGTGGAGCAGCAGCGGTCCGACCTGGCGGCCGGCGTGCCGATCGAGGAGGCCATGGCCGAGGTCGTCCGCAGGCAGGGCGACGGCGGGACGACCGAGCAAAGGACGGAGCGATGATCCTGCACGGGCTGTTGGGCGCCAGCGACGCGCCGCCGGCGACGGTCGGCTTCCACTGGCTGCCCGCCGCGGCCACCGAGGGCGCGGGTCCGGTGGACGGGCTGTTCGAGCTGATCCTGTGGTTGGGCCTCTTCGCGTCGACCCTGCTGCTGGGGCTGTTGATCGCCGTCGCGGTGCAGTACCGCCGCCGTGGCGACGACGCGGCGGGCCTGCGGATCCGCGACGAGAACCTGCCCCTGACGGTGTTCGCCGTGGTCGTCGCGGCGGCCGTGGCGGTCTTCGTCTTCTACGCCGGCGCCGGCGTCCACCAGGACCTCGCGACGCCCCCGTCCGACGCCTACGCCGTCGCCGCTGAGGCCGATTCGGGCCGCGTGAGCTGGATCTATCCCAACGGCCACCGGACCGATTCCCTGCACGTGCCCGCCGCCCGGCCGGTCGTGGTGGACATGACCGCCCGCGACGCCGTCTACCGCCTGTCGATCCCCGCCTTCCGTCTGGGCCGGGACATGGTCCCCGGGCGCGAGACCCGCGTCTGGTTCGAAGCCGTCGAGCCCGGTTCCTACGACGTCTTCGCCGCCGCCCACGGCGATGTGCCGGGCGCGGCGTACGCGTCGGCGATCACGGTGCAGGAGCCGTCCGATTTCGACCAGTGGCTGGCGGCCAGCTCCGACATCCTGGCGGGCCTGACGCCCGTCGAGGGCGGCCGCAAGCTGTACGAGGCGCTCACCTGCATCGCGTGCCACTCACTGGACGGCACCAAGCTGGTGGGTCCGAGCTTCAGGGGCCTGATCGGTTCCGAGCGCGTCTTCCGGGACGGCGGCAGCGCGCTCGCCGATCCGGACTATGTCCGCGAATCTCTGCTCGAGCCCCAGGCCAGGGTGGTCGCGGGCTTCGAGCCGGTCATGCCCTCGTTCCAGGGACGGGTCGGCGACCGCGAGGTCGAGGCGCTGGTGGCGTTCATGGAGAGCCTGGACGGGGGCGTCCAGTAGTACGGATCCAAGCCCGGATCGGGAGGTTCGCATGTCGGCCCCGTGGCTAAACAGCTTGACCAGCAAGCGTGTCGACACACTTTATCTGGCGGTTGTCGTGGCGACGTTCGTCCTCGGCGGCGTGATGGCCCTGTTCCTGCATTCTGAGCTGATCGCGGCCGGGGATACCCTGTTGACGCCGGACGAGTTCGGCCGGTTCATCACCGCCCACGGCCTGTTGATGGTCTTCCTCTTCCTGGTGCCCGCCGTTCCCGCCGTGCTCGGCAACTACGCGCTGCCCCGGCTGCTCGGCGCCGATGACACCGCCCAGCCCGCGCTGGGCGCCCTGTCGTTCGTGCTCTATGCGCTGGGTGCGGCGGCCACGGTCGCGGCCGCGTTGGCCGGCGGCCTGGACGGCGGCTGGGACTTCTTCGCCGTCTTCCGGCCCGACGCGGCGCCCGGGCTCGCCGAGACGCTGCTGACGCTCGGCGTGGCCCTCACGGCGGCGAGCATGGTCTGCAACGGCGTCAACTTCATCTCGACGATCCATCGCCTGCGGCCGGCGTCGATGGGCCTGTACGACCTGCCCGTCTTCGCCTGGACCCTGTACGCCACCGCGGTGGTGCACATCCTGGCCACGGCCGCGCTGGCCGTCGTAGTGACGATCATCAGCGCCGACGCGAAGTTCGCCGGGGGACTGGTCGACCCCGACGCGGGTGGCGATCCCCTGCTGCCGCAGCGCTGGTTCTGGCTGTTCGCCCATCCGTTCGTCTACGCGTCGGTGCTGCCCGCGATCGGCGTGATCAGCGAGGCGTTGGGCCGGTTCGCCCGCAAGCGCGTCTTCGCGCCGCGCACCATGGCGGCCGCCGTCGCTCTCTACGCCGCGATCATCTGCCTCACCTGGGGGCAGCATCTCTTCGGCAGCGACACCGACGTCGCGGCCACGGTCCACAGCGGCTTCGCCCTGCTGGCGGTCGTGCCGGCGGTGATGTTCGCCGTGAGCTGGCTGGGCACCCTCTACGGCGGCGCGATCCGTTTCTCTGCGGCCCTGTGGTACGCACTGGCCGCGATCATGATGCTGGCGGTGTCCGGCGCGGGCGGACTGCTGCTGGCCACGCCCGGCACGGGCGCCATGCTGCGCGGCTCGCTCTTCGCGAGCGCCCAGTTCCACTACCTGGCCGGCGGCGTCTTCTTCGCCTTCCTGGCCGGACTGCACATGTGGTGGCCGGGCATGTTCGGGCGGCTCTACGCGGAGGGAACCGGCAAGCTCGGCGCGTTGCTGGTCTGCGTGGGCTACAACGCGGCCTTCGCGCCCCGCCTGCTGATGGGGTTGCGCGGCGCGCGCCAGGGCTGGGACGGCCTGCCCGGCGATCTGGGCACCCTGTCGGTGATTGGCGGCTGGGTGCTGGCGATCGGGCTGGCCGTGTCGATCGGGTGCCTGCTGGCTTCGTACCGCGGCGGAGAGTCCGCCGAGGGCGCGGTCGTCGACTGATCGTCGCGGATGTGCATCCCCGAGGACCCGCCGCCGTCCGGTGGCGGGGTTCTCCATATCAAGACAACGCCCCCGCGAGTGCGACGTCGCGGGGGCCTGGCCGCGGGGGAGGATAGTCCCGCGTTTTCGCCTGCTGGGGTTGCCCTTCAGGAAGATTCTCAATATACGGAGCGACCGACATGGGAGCAAATGGATCGAGCTGTTTGTTGCCGTATCGGCTCGGCGCGAGTGCGAATCCGTCCGATTTCTTCACCAATCCGGACTATCGGCATTCTCCGCGGTCGTCCCCGGATAGGTCTGCATGCGAGGCGGGATGTGCCCCGCATCGGCGAAGGCCACCAGCTTGCACGAACCGTCGCGCTTGACCTGGATCACCGTCAGGCTGCAGTTGGCGATGCTCATGCCCAGCCAGGCCTCGGTGTCGACGGCGAGGGCGCGCGTGACGAACCAGCGGATCACGTTGCCGTGGCAGACCACGATGTCGTGGGCGTCGACGTCGCCGGCGGGGGCGAAGATGCGGCCCCAGGCGACCGCGAGCGAGTCCTCGCAGGCGGCCACTTCCAGCGGATCCTCGCGCTCCATGATGTCGAGGCGCCGTGTCGTCGGCGTGCATTCGCGGATGTCGCGATGCAGGTCAAGCGCCAGCCCGGGAAAGCGCGTGGCGATGACCTCGCCGGTCTCGCGGGCGCGGGTCATGGTGCTGGCCTGCAGTGACGTGAAGGTCACGCCCATGGCCTCCAGACGGTCGGCGACGAGGCGGGCCTGGGCGAAGCCGAGCCCGACCAGACCGCGCCCCACGTCCGGATCGCGCTCGTCGTCCTGGTCGTACTCGCCGTGGCGGATCAGGTAGACGGCACGGATCGGCTCGTCGTACTCGGGCAGTCTGGCACCCGCCGGGCCACAGGGGAGCAGCGACAGCAACATCACGCCCATCAAGTACCGCCACCCGGCGCGACCGGGCCTGTCGGCGATGCCGTTGGTCATCGATTCCTCCCGGGTTATGCCTTCGCGATCGTGTGCTTTTCCCGCAGATGGACGAAGCCCCGGATGTGATTTCCCGTTGGGGCCTGCGCCCCCCCGCTCCCATCTGACGGCAGCCTATCATCCGGCTGTGATGGTCGCCAGTCTATCTGAAGATATGAATCAAGTTACGTTAATCCTCAAGTTTTTACCATTGCATGCCGATAGTAGAAAAAATGTGATGATCCGGCATTTCGTGACAGGGAATTCCACCTGGCTCGCAACACATCCAAGAGGGACAAAATGGCGATCATGCAATGGAGTGACAAATGGGGGTTTGGGCTGGCCGAACCCGATGCGGATCGGCGCGAGCTGGTCGGTCTCTACAACGAGATCGATCTCGCCCTGAAGCGGGGCGACTCGCAGCGGACGCTGATCGCCGGGCTCACGAGGCTCCTGGTGCGGGCCGAGAGCTTCTTCGCCGAAGAGGAGAAGTTCATGGAAGCCGCGGGGTATCCCCTGTGGCCCGAGCATCGCGACGAGCACCACGACTTCCTGCAGCGTATGCGCAACTTCGAGAGCGCGTTGATCGAAGGGCGCCTGGCCATCGATCTGCCGGTCCTGCAGTTCCTGCGGCACTGGCTCACCGGACACCTGGACGAGAGCGACGGCGCGTTCGGGCGGTTCCTGGCGCGCAATCCCGAAGCCCTGGTGGCCGTCACCATCTAGTCCTGCCCAGGCGCAGGCTGTTCAGCACCACCGACACCGAGCTGGCGGCCATGGCGCCCGCGGCCAGGACGGGGTGGAGGTCGCGCAACACGGACGGCATGGACGTCACGCCGTGCAAAGCCCCGGCGGCGACCGGCACCAGCAGCACGTTGTAGCAGAACGCCCAGAAGAGATTCTGGCGAATGGTCGTCATGGTGCGGCGGCTGAGCCGGATCGCGAGCAGGACATCGCGCAGGTCGCCCCGGACGAGGGTCACGTCGGCCGCCTCTATGGCGATGTCGCTGCCGTGCCCCATGGCGAAACCCACGTCGGCGGCGGCCAGGGCGGGGGCGTCGTTCACGCCGTCACCCACCATGCCCACGACCGCGCAATCGGCGCGGAACTCCGTCACGAACTCCGCCTTCTCGTCCGGCGTCACCGAAGCCTCGGCCTGGTTGATGCCGACCGCCCGCGCCACGGCGTCGGCGGCTTCGCGCGCGTCGCCGGTGAGCATCACCACGTCGATGCCGCGCGTTTCCAGTCCTGCCACCGCGGCCGCGACGCCCTCGCGCACCGTGTCGCTCAAGGCCGTCAGTCCGACGCAGGCGCCGTCGACCGCGACTGCCAGGATGGTCTTGCCCGCGGCGGCCAGCTCGTCCTTGCGCGCGGCTAGATCGGGCGGCAGGTCGGTCCCGCCGGTGACCCAGCCGGGAGCGCCCACGCGCACGCGCCGGCCGTCCACGGTCGCCTCGATGCCCTTGCCCGGGGTGGCCCTGAAGTCGACGGCGCGGTCCGGCGAGGCGCCGCCGGCCAGGGCGCGTGCCACGGGATGTTCGGAGGGGGCTTCCGCGGCCGCCGTCAGGTCCTGCAGAACATCCTCGCCGAACGGCGAGTCCCCGGCGACTACCCAGTCCGTCACGGCCGGCCGTCCTTCGGTGATGGTGCCTGTCTTGTCAACCAGCAGCATGTTCACATCCCGGGTTCTCTCCAGGCTCGCGGCGTCGCGGAAGAGGATGCCGTGGCGTGCCCCCAGACCGGTGCCGACCACCACGGCGGTGGGCGTCGCCAACCCCAGGGCGCAGGGACAGGCCACCACCAGCACCGCGACCAGCCTCATCATGGCAGGCAGGAACGCGCCCCCGAAGTACCACCAGGCGGCGAAAGTGATCAGGGCCACCGTGACGATCACCGGCACGAAGACGGCCGCGATCCTGTCCGCCAGCCTCTGGACCGGTGCCTTGCCCTCCTGGGCGCGCTCGACCTGGCGTGTGATGCGGGCCAACGCCGAGTCCGCGCCAACGGCGGTCGCACGCACTGTCAGCGCGCCATCGCGATCGATGGCTCCCCCGAGGACCGCATCTCCGGGCCCGCAGTCGACGGGCAGGGGTTCGCCCGTGAAGGCGCTCATGTCCACCGCGGCGTGGCCCGACTCGATCTCGCCGTCGACGGGGATGCGGTCGCCGGGGCGCACGCGCACCCGGTCGCCCGGCGATACGTGTGCCACCGGTACCACGATCTCGCCGCCGTCGCGCAGCAGGCGGGCCGTTTCGGGCACCAGGTCGAGCAGTCCGCGGATGGCGCCGGTGGTGCGACGGCGGGCGCGCGTCTCGAGCAGCTTGCCCAGCCGGACCAGGGTGATGATCATCGCGGCAGTCGTGAAATCGAGGGGGCCGTTCACGCCGGGCAGCAGGAGCACCGTGAACGAATGGAAGTAGGCCACCGAGCTGCCGAGGGCCACCAGCACGTCCATGTTGGCGCCGCCGGCGCGCAGGCTGCGCAGCCCGCCGGCGTAGAAACTGCCACCGGAGACGAACTGGACCGGCGTGGCCAGCAGCCACAGCGCCCAGCCGAACCAGGCGGAATCGGGCCAGTCGCCCAGCCAGCCGGCGCCGCGGGCGAGTGCCAGTAGGGCCAGGGGCACGGTGCAGGCGACGCCCAGCAGGAAATCGCGTTTCTGACGGGCGTTCTCCGCGTTCTGGGCCTCTTCCTGGGCGGTCGCCGTCGACCTGGCCGCGTCGGGCAAGAGGAGGATGAAGCCGGCATGGCCGACCGCGGCGGCGAGACCGTCGAGGTCGACCACCGAGGGATCGTAGGAAACGGTGGCCCGCTCCAGGGCGAGATTGACCCTCGCCTCGCCGACCCCCGGCGTCTGCTCGTTGAGTACGCGTTCCACCGTCGCACTGCAGCTCGCGCAGTTCATGCCGAGGACCGGCAAAGTCACCTTGGTCAAGTTTTTCTGATTCATGACGCTCCTGTCGGTGGCGACAGGATAGCGCACCCGGGCGGACTAGACCAGTCGGCTCATTCCACTTCCGGTAATCGGTAGTAGACGATCTCGATCGTGTCCGAGTCGTCCTCGCCGATGCTGCCGGCGCCCGCGCCCAGACATGCCAGCCGTGCCACCACGAAGCTCTTGATCAGCAGCACGCGGCCGTCGCCCAGGAAGTGCAGGCCGTCGCTGACGGGATTGCCCTCGCAGACGAGCCGCACCTCGCGCAGCCAGACACCCTCGTGATCGTAGAGGTCCAGATTCAGAAAGACGCCGTCGGGCAGGTCGCGGTTGCTGCGACTGTGCTGCACCCAGAGCCTGCCCCGGCCGTCGATGTGCAAGGCGGTGATGGCGCGCTCGGTCTTCTCGAGGTCGAACTCGGGCCAGGTCTCGGGGTCGGGGCTGGCCCAGGTCTGGAACAGGGACAGCACGCGCCTACGGTCGCGCTCGTCGCGCCGCCAGGTCACGAAGCCAGGCCGCACTATGATGTGGACGATCTCGCCGCCGCTCACGTCCACGTAGATCTGCCCCGCGGGCAGATCGTCCGCCGTGAGCTTGACCAGTTTGCCGGGGAAGAACTCGGCCAGCCCGAAGGTGCCGTCGGGCTGGCGGACCAGGCCGATGGGTGCGCTCACCTCGCCGGGTCCCTCCCCCTCGCGGCCGGGGGTTCCCGCCGGGTTGCCGTCCGGCCCGAAGACGAAGACCCGGCAGAGTTGCTGGTCGGCCAGGTAGACGCGGCCCGCGTCGTCCGCGAGGGGTTTCGACGGGCAGACCGAACATGATGTCGTCGTCCTCTCCGCCCGCGCGCCAGAGTTCCTCCGGCTCGAGCGTCGCCGGCGGCAGGGCCGGCCGGGCGTTGGCGAGCCGTTTCCCGTCGGCCCGGGAGTTGGCAACCAGCACGACGGACAGGAGGACGGCAACGGCACTGCGGTGGGCCGTAACGTCCAAGTCTGGCCTCCAGGCTGTCGATGGTCCGATGAATCCGGGTCTGGAACCCTCGGGATACGTGCTTGTCGCCGATGGGTTGCCGCCGACAGGATCCGGATTCTTGACGATCCGCCCGGGTCGCGGGACACTGCCTGCGATCGCACGGTAAGCCGCCAACACTCCGGCCGGAAGAGGGTTCGCCCGTGACAGCCATCCCCGAATGCTTCAAAGCCTACGATATCCGCGGGCGCGTACCCGAGGACCTGGACGCCGATCTAGCCCGCCGGATCGGCCGCGCGTTCGCCGCCCGCACCGGCGCCAGGACCGTCTGCGTCGGCCGCGATGTGCGCACCAGCAGCCGGGAACTGTGCGCGGCCGTGGCCGACGGCCTGAACGAAGGCGGCGTAGACGTCCTGGACATAGGCCTCTGTGGCACCGAACAGATCTACTACACGACCTTCGCGCGGAAGCTGGACGGCGGCATCATGGTCACCGCCAGCCACAATCCCCTCGGCTACAACGGCATGAAGCTCGTGCGCGAGGATGCCAGGCCCATCAGCGGCGACACGGGACTGCACGAGATCGGCGCGATGGCCGCGTCGGGTGTTTTTCCCGCCGCCGGACGGACCGGCAGGGTCGTCCGCGAAAGCACGGCCGACGCATACGTGGAATACCTGCTGGGTTATGTCGATCCCGGCGCCCTGGTGCCCCTGAAGGTCGTGGTCAACGCCGGCAACGGGTGCGCCGGCCCCGCCGTGGATCTGCTGGAACCGCACCTGCCCTTCACCCTGGTCAAGGTGCACCATGAACCCGACGGCGCCTTCCCCCACGGCGTGCCCAATCCCCTGCTGCCGGAGAACCGGGCGGCCACGGCCGAGGCCGTGCGCGCGCACGGCGCCGACGTGGGCCTGGCCTGG encodes the following:
- a CDS encoding heavy metal translocating P-type ATPase, whose amino-acid sequence is MNQKNLTKVTLPVLGMNCASCSATVERVLNEQTPGVGEARVNLALERATVSYDPSVVDLDGLAAAVGHAGFILLLPDAARSTATAQEEAQNAENARQKRDFLLGVACTVPLALLALARGAGWLGDWPDSAWFGWALWLLATPVQFVSGGSFYAGGLRSLRAGGANMDVLVALGSSVAYFHSFTVLLLPGVNGPLDFTTAAMIITLVRLGKLLETRARRRTTGAIRGLLDLVPETARLLRDGGEIVVPVAHVSPGDRVRVRPGDRIPVDGEIESGHAAVDMSAFTGEPLPVDCGPGDAVLGGAIDRDGALTVRATAVGADSALARITRQVERAQEGKAPVQRLADRIAAVFVPVIVTVALITFAAWWYFGGAFLPAMMRLVAVLVVACPCALGLATPTAVVVGTGLGARHGILFRDAASLERTRDVNMLLVDKTGTITEGRPAVTDWVVAGDSPFGEDVLQDLTAAAEAPSEHPVARALAGGASPDRAVDFRATPGKGIEATVDGRRVRVGAPGWVTGGTDLPPDLAARKDELAAAGKTILAVAVDGACVGLTALSDTVREGVAAAVAGLETRGIDVVMLTGDAREAADAVARAVGINQAEASVTPDEKAEFVTEFRADCAVVGMVGDGVNDAPALAAADVGFAMGHGSDIAIEAADVTLVRGDLRDVLLAIRLSRRTMTTIRQNLFWAFCYNVLLVPVAAGALHGVTSMPSVLRDLHPVLAAGAMAASSVSVVLNSLRLGRTRW
- a CDS encoding quinol:cytochrome C oxidoreductase — its product is MAHMKRDVSMLDRERLTLGGAGRLLLVAGLVVGVGGLAISYVLGRGADDGMHHFMYAYLLNFMFLLSLSLGALWFVPLQHLTRSSWSTVIRRLAEIVSGTIPVLGLLAVPILLNLDVIYPWADPAHAAGDPLMAHKLGFLSVKWFTFRVVLYFVIWTVLAYVFRRWSAKQDQSGDLSYTFRSERLGGPALLVYGLTQTLAAFDLMMSLDAHWFSTMFGVYWFAGIVAAFFALMTLLTWGLQRSGRLSRIVTVEHYNDYGRAMFAFVFFWAYIAFSQYMLIWYANIPEETGWFLRRQENGWSAVGYLLIFGHWLVPFAGLMSRFTKRRVALMVFWAVWILVMHWVDLFWLIMPELSPGGVPLQLMDVTLLAGLGGLYVAALALLAGDRSLIARRDPRLQESLNFENY
- a CDS encoding phosphomannomutase; its protein translation is MTAIPECFKAYDIRGRVPEDLDADLARRIGRAFAARTGARTVCVGRDVRTSSRELCAAVADGLNEGGVDVLDIGLCGTEQIYYTTFARKLDGGIMVTASHNPLGYNGMKLVREDARPISGDTGLHEIGAMAASGVFPAAGRTGRVVRESTADAYVEYLLGYVDPGALVPLKVVVNAGNGCAGPAVDLLEPHLPFTLVKVHHEPDGAFPHGVPNPLLPENRAATAEAVRAHGADVGLAWDGDFDRCFFFDETGAFVEGYYLVGLLARAALRREPGAAVVHDPRLTWNTVEVVTAAGGRPLMNKTGHAFIKERMRVEDAVYGGEMSAHHYFRDFAYCDSGMIPWLLVLQEMCVSGEPLSKLVGAMQAAYPASGEINREIGDPLAVLAAAEARYAPGAVAVDHTDGLSVDHARWRFNLRMSNTEPVVRLNVESRGDVALMRDKTDELLALMEEMA
- a CDS encoding cbb3-type cytochrome c oxidase subunit I, with amino-acid sequence MSAPWLNSLTSKRVDTLYLAVVVATFVLGGVMALFLHSELIAAGDTLLTPDEFGRFITAHGLLMVFLFLVPAVPAVLGNYALPRLLGADDTAQPALGALSFVLYALGAAATVAAALAGGLDGGWDFFAVFRPDAAPGLAETLLTLGVALTAASMVCNGVNFISTIHRLRPASMGLYDLPVFAWTLYATAVVHILATAALAVVVTIISADAKFAGGLVDPDAGGDPLLPQRWFWLFAHPFVYASVLPAIGVISEALGRFARKRVFAPRTMAAAVALYAAIICLTWGQHLFGSDTDVAATVHSGFALLAVVPAVMFAVSWLGTLYGGAIRFSAALWYALAAIMMLAVSGAGGLLLATPGTGAMLRGSLFASAQFHYLAGGVFFAFLAGLHMWWPGMFGRLYAEGTGKLGALLVCVGYNAAFAPRLLMGLRGARQGWDGLPGDLGTLSVIGGWVLAIGLAVSIGCLLASYRGGESAEGAVVD
- a CDS encoding c-type cytochrome, which gives rise to MILHGLLGASDAPPATVGFHWLPAAATEGAGPVDGLFELILWLGLFASTLLLGLLIAVAVQYRRRGDDAAGLRIRDENLPLTVFAVVVAAAVAVFVFYAGAGVHQDLATPPSDAYAVAAEADSGRVSWIYPNGHRTDSLHVPAARPVVVDMTARDAVYRLSIPAFRLGRDMVPGRETRVWFEAVEPGSYDVFAAAHGDVPGAAYASAITVQEPSDFDQWLAASSDILAGLTPVEGGRKLYEALTCIACHSLDGTKLVGPSFRGLIGSERVFRDGGSALADPDYVRESLLEPQARVVAGFEPVMPSFQGRVGDREVEALVAFMESLDGGVQ
- a CDS encoding hemerythrin family protein, whose translation is MAIMQWSDKWGFGLAEPDADRRELVGLYNEIDLALKRGDSQRTLIAGLTRLLVRAESFFAEEEKFMEAAGYPLWPEHRDEHHDFLQRMRNFESALIEGRLAIDLPVLQFLRHWLTGHLDESDGAFGRFLARNPEALVAVTI
- a CDS encoding histidine phosphatase family protein, yielding MTNGIADRPGRAGWRYLMGVMLLSLLPCGPAGARLPEYDEPIRAVYLIRHGEYDQDDERDPDVGRGLVGLGFAQARLVADRLEAMGVTFTSLQASTMTRARETGEVIATRFPGLALDLHRDIRECTPTTRRLDIMEREDPLEVAACEDSLAVAWGRIFAPAGDVDAHDIVVCHGNVIRWFVTRALAVDTEAWLGMSIANCSLTVIQVKRDGSCKLVAFADAGHIPPRMQTYPGTTAENADSPDW
- a CDS encoding cytochrome c, which translates into the protein MPRMLKSVAIVLTLLALIPLALLVKARVTHSPSPRLMVIPDMDNQDRYKTQQASPFFADGRVMRAPPAGTVARGEILDEPAYALGHVDSVWVESFPRPLDAAALARGRERYGIHCAPCHGLAGAGDGMIARRADFLREGTWTPTTDLRTDSVRERPLGRIYDTIANGIRKMPAYGPQIPMADRWAIAGYVRALQIAAGGREER